In the Methanosphaera stadtmanae DSM 3091 genome, AATTTCCATAGATAAAATTATTAAATCTTTTAGTTCTTTCATCACGTTGAGTTTTAAGAGTACCTGTAATTCTAACTTTATCTCCTGGAGCTAATGTATCAACAAGATCATCTTCTAGTATTATGTTAATCTGTCTTGGCTGATCTCCTCCTGAAAGATTTTCAAGAGGTTCTTGTAACTTAACAGTTTGTGTATCCATATATCTAGATTCATCTTGAACTAATCTAAATGATCTTCCACCACATTCCTGACATACTGCTGGTTCATGTATGATATTTGATTTCTGTTCTACTTCATGCATTCTCATACAACTTCTACATTCAAAAACAGCACTCATTATTCTTGGATGAATTTCATCAGTTTTACGAACAATTCCATCTACTGCTATGAATTTACCAATAAATTCACTACGTAAAAATCTTAATGGAATGTTGTTTCTCACATTTTTAAATCTAACATTTAATTTTGCATTTTTTCGTTGTGGATCTATATTTACTATTGATTTTGTTGCAGCTTCAAGTGTTTCATCTGGTTTTTCAATTAATAAATCTGCAGAATCAGGGTCAAACATTTCTAATTCATTATAATCTACTACAACAGATTTTTCCTCTGGAAACATATCAAGTACAGCAAATACTTCGTCCTTACAACGAGTACTAAAAAATTCTTCAAGTTTTAATGTTGAGGATGGTGTTAAATTTTTTCGATTTTCGCTTCTCGTTGTCATATGATATTAGTTTATTTGTGTTATTATTTTTATATTTAATAGTGGTGTTTTTTATAAGACAACTTTTTTTTACATAATAATTATTAATACTTTTAATAATAAAAAAATATACTAGAGATAAAATAACTAAGAATAATATATTATTAGATTAGAGAGGTTTTTTATGAAAAAATCAAGGTTAAGACTTTTTAAAACAACTTCTTTAACAATTTCTTTAATTGGTATAATTTTAATTTTATTAACTATTGGTGTAGTTGGATATATCATAGTGACAGATGTAACAAATTCTGTTTCCACAACTGTAAATAGTGGTTCTGCATATGATAATTTAACTCAGTTAAAATCAGATTATAATAATTTATCACAGAAATATTCGGCTTTAAATGAACAGTTAGGAACTCATGCTGAAAATAATGTTAAAACTAATTATAATGAAGGTAAATTGAAATTATCTGAATTAAATGAAACTATTAATTCAATAGAAAGTGATATTAATAAAGGTGCTTCTGATAAAATAATCAGTAGTGAAATTAATCAAGCAAAAGAAGATATAAAAGAAGCTGAAGAAGTGTATAATAATATAACTGCATCTAAGTAGTTGTGCTTCTTCAAATTATTTTTTTTATTAACTATTTTTTACTACCTCTAAATCCACGTGCAATAACATACATTTCAGCACTACGTTTACGTGAAGAGTTAGGCTTTGTTGTTTTTACATTTCTAAATTTTTTCTTTAGATTCTTAATTATTTCTTGATATGCTTCTCCTTGAAAAGCTTTCATAATAAGATTTCCATTATTTTTTAGAATATTATCTATAATTTCAATTACAGCCATTGAAAGATCGTATGCTCTAAAATTATCAATATCTTTAATTCCTGTAAGTTTTGGTGCAGCATCAGATAATACTACATCTGCTTTTCCATCAATTAATTCAATAATAATATCCTGTGTTTCTTTTGTAGTAAAATCTCCTTTAACTCCAGTGTATGCTTCATGATCAATTGGCTTAATATATTCAAGATCAACACTAATAATCTGTCCTTTTCCTTCTTCACCAATAGTTTCAGCAACAACTTGGCTCCATCCACCAGGTGCTGCTCCTAAATCAACTACATTATAATCTGGTTTTAGTAAACTGTATTTCTTATCTAATTGTTTTAATTTATATGATGCACGTGAACGATAATTTTGTTTTTTAGCTAATTTATAATAATGTTCTTTATCATGTTTTGCTTTCCATCTGCTCATATTAATTACCTCCTAAATTGTGAAAAATCTAATGCTTTACATGTTGGTTGTCCTACCTTGATTATTTGAGCATCTACATTTGAATCTTTTATTTCAAGTAACATGACTGTAGGATCACTAAGGCGTGGTTGTGTTGGACTTCCAGGATTTAGAAGTAGTATATCATCTATTTGTTTAATTAATGCTTGATGTGTATGTCCACTAATTAAAATATCCACATTTAATTCTTTAGCTTTGTAATATAGTTGTTGTTCATCACCTTTAGGATATACCACTCCATGTGTTAGGCCTATTGTTAGGTTATCAATGGATAATATTTCGTATTCATTTAATCCAATATTACCATCACAATTTCCACATACTGCAGTTACTGGTGCAATTTCTTCAAGTTTCCTAATAACATCAGGTGTTTCAACATCTCCTGCATGTAATATTAAATCAACACCTTTAAATACTTCAAAAACCTTTTCTGGAATTTCATATGAACGTGATGGTATATGTGTATCTGATATAACGCCTATTAACATAAAAACATAAACTCCATATTCTTTAATTATACTCTTTTTAAAATAAAATCTATTAATTAATAGTTATATTATTCTTTAATAATTTACTTATTCCATGTTTACAATTACTTTCCATTGAAAAAAATATTAATATTTATATAACCTATTCAAATATCATTTTATATAATAATTTATTTGGAAAAAATCTATACTATTTCTATTTGAATAAATTTTTTCTTGAAATAAAAGTGTTAAATATAATCTTTCATTATTATTAATTAAATAAAAAAAGGAGATAGAATATGAGTGAATTAATTATTTGTGAAAAACCTAAAGTGGCTGAAAAAGTAGCTAAAGCTTTATCTGATTCACCAGTAAAAAATTCATATAAAAGAGTACCATATTATGAGTTTACAAATGGAAATGGAACAAAAATTACAGTATTATCTGCAGTGGGTCATTTATTTTCATTAAAAGCAAAAAATAAAAAGGATAAACGTTTATTTGATGTTGAATGGGTACCTTTAAGTGAAACTGATAAATCAAAAAAATATGTTAAAAATTATATAGATACTATAAAGAAATTCTCAAAAGATGCAGATAGATTCATACATGCATGTGATTATGATACAGAAGGAACATTAATAGGATTTAATGCTCTAAGATATATCTGTGGAGAAGATAGTATTGATAAATCATTTAGAATGAAATTTTCAGCTTTAACAAAAAAAGACTTAATAGAATCATATTCAAATGCATATCCATTAAAAGAAGATAAATCATGGGTAGATAGTGGAGAAACACGTCATGTTCTTGATTTCTTATTTGGAGTAAATATCTCAAAATCAATGACAGACTCTGTGTTGAATGTAACAAATAGATATGTTCAATTATCTGCTGGACGTGTACAAACACCAACACTTGCAATACTAACAGAACGTGAAAAGGAAATACAAAAGTTCATACCAGAACCTTACTGGCTAATAAAAGCAAAACTTCAAAAATCAATAGTAGCAGATCATAAGAAGGGTAAAATCTTTGATAAAAAGGAAGTAGATGCAATTCTTAAAAATTGTAAAGGAAAGGATGCTACAGTAGAAAAAATAACCAATAGAAAAACTAAAAAAGATTTACCAGTACCATTTGAATTAGGAACATTACAATCAGAAGCATATGCACAATTTGGTTTTACTCCACGTAAAACACAACAAATAGCACAAAATCTCTATGTTGAGGGATACACATCCTATCCAAGAACATCATCACAGAAACTTCCAGAATCCTTAGGACTACCAAATATACTTAGTCAACTATCTAAACATCCAAAATATAAGGATAAGATAAGTCAACTAGAACAACCATACAAACCACATGAAGGTAAAAAAACTGATGAGGCACATCCTGCAATACATCCAACAGGAACATTACCTAAGGACATATCTGAGGATTATCAGAAGATTTATGATCTTATAACATATAGATTTATCAGTATATTTGGTAAACCTGCAGAAATGGAATCTATAAAAGTAGAATTAGATATTGGTGGAGAACCATTCTCATTTTCAAGACAAAGAATTTCTAAGGAAGGATGGTTAAGTTTAGATCCATATCAGTATAAAAAAGTTAAAAATGAGGAATTCCCAGAGATAAAAGAGGGTCAAACAACTAAAGCTAAAGTAGCTAGTGAAGAAAAAGAAACAAAACCACCTGCAAGATATAATCAAGCATCAATTATAAGGGAACTTGAAAAAAGAGGTTTAGGAACAAAATCCACAAGGGCAAACATAGTTTCAATATTATATACTAGAAAATATGTTGAAGGTAAAAAAATAGAAGTTAGTCAACTTGGTCAACAAATAATAAATACTCTAGAAAAATATTCTGAAAGAATTACTAGTGAACAAATGACTCGTGAATTTGAAACTGACATATCTAATATTAAGGAAAATGAAATTACAGAAGCAACTGTGATTGAAGATGCTAAAAAAGAGTTAAATGGAATTCTTGATTCTATTGATGATAATATTGAAGATATTGGTAAGGAATTATATGGTGCATATGAACAAAGTCGTGTAGTTGGAAAATGTGGTTGTGGTGGTAACTTAATAATAATTTCATCACCACGTGGTGGAAAATTCGTTGGATGTTCTAATTATCCAGATTGTAAGAAAACATATTCATTACCAGCAGGTGCTAATGTTCTTAAAACTACATGTGAAAAATGTGGACTACCACTAATTTCATATGGAAAACCTAGACAAAGAGCATGTCTAGATTTTGAATGTGCAAATGGTGGACAAAAATCAACAAATGATGTTGTTGGTGAATGTCCTGATTGTGGTAAAGATCTAATAAAAAGAATGGGTAGATTTGGTGAATTTATAGGATGTACTGGTTTTCCTAAGTGTAGATTCACATCATCCATCGATGACTTTGAGAAATCTAAGAAAGAATCAGAGAAGAAAGATTAATATAAGAATATAATACTTAGAATGAATAAATTTTCTAGGTATTAACACTCCTTTTTTTTTAATTATTTGAAATAATTTCATATAAATGTTTTAGTATGATAAGTGTACCTTCTTTATTTAAGTGTTTATCATCACTTTGTTGTTGTGATGAATAGATACATGCCGGACATCCATTATCACAATCACAATCTCTAACTAATTCATAAGACATTTTAACAATATCTTTAAATAATTTATATGCTTTATTTGTTAATCCAACACCACCTTCAAATCCATCATATATGAATATTGTTGCATTTAATGTGTCTTCATGCATATTTTTAGTTACACCACCTAAATCATATGTATCACACATTACATGGAATGGAGCAACAGAAAGCATGACATTTTCAACACCTTGAAGACATCCCATAAAAACGTCCTTAAATTTTTCACTTGTAACTAGTGTTTCTTCTAAGTGTTGTCTTATATCATAGGGTATTGTAAACCAGAAACCCTTAGTTTTAAAATTCAGTGGTGGAAGATTTAATTTCTTTGATGATGAAATTTTACTAAATGTAATTGTATTGTATCTATCATACTTCTCAGTAACATTTAAACTACCATAACTAAGTTTAATATCTCCAATATTCTCTTCTTTTTCTTTTTTCAATAGTTTAACATCGACTTCTTTCAATGCTTGAGTATAGTAATTTAGATTTTTTTTCTTTACATACACACGACGTTCTTGTATGTCTAGTTTTCTTACAAGATATGTTTCACCATTATGTATTAAAACAGCATTTTCATGTGCTTCTCTAAATGCTTGTTTTTCACTCATTTCTTCAAGGAATTTATGGTCATTGAATACTTTATATGGTTCTGAACGAACATCACTTAGATTTACTTCAAAATTTGGTGATTTATCTTGTTTTAATAATTCAATATCATTATAAACCCACTGATTATCTTTGTATTTAACAATACCTTCAGTTTCTAAATCACTAATTTCATCAATAACAATACCTTCATCATCGAATCCAAAACTTTCAATTTCACCTAATTTTAGTGGAATTTCATATGCTGCACATTTAAGATGTCCTCTTAGTATTTGCTGATTGTTTAAGTCGATTATTGCATGTTCATGTGTTTTATTGAAGAATACTTCCGGATGTTTCATAAAGTATTGATCTAATGGATTTTCAAATGCAAGCATTGTAATAATTGATTCTTGGTTACGTCGTCCAGCACGTCCTGCCTGTTGCCATGTGGATATGAGTGTTCCTGGATATCCTGATATAATAACACTATCTAATGAACCAATATTTATTCCTAATTCAAGGGCATTTGTTGTTACTATTCCCTTAATTTTACCAGATTTAAGATCATCTTCTATTTTTTTTCTCTCATCAACTGTATATCCTGCTCTATATGCAGTTATTTTATTGCATAATTCTGGTTTTTCAGATTTTAATCTATCCTTTGCTCTAAGAGCAATGACTTCTGCCATTTTACGTGATATTTCAAAACATATTGTTTGTAAATCATTTTTTAAGTATGTGTTAAATAATTTTAAAGTATCTTGGTGTATTGATGGTTTTTTCTTTGATTCAAGAGCATATGGATTAAAGAACATGAAATATTTCTTACCTGATGGTGATCCATTATTATCCACTATTTTAAATTTAAGTCCTGTTAGTTTTTCACTAAATTCCACGGGATTTGCAAGTGTTGCAGTTGATATAATAAATTGTGGATTTGAACCATAGTATTTACAGATTCTTTTTAATCTTCTTATTAAAAATGCCATATTTGAACCAAACACACCTCTATACTGGTGTGCTTCATCTATTATGATGTATTTAATATTTTCGAAGAATCTTTGCCATTGTTTATGCCATGGAAGTATTAGATGTAGTTCATAGGGATTTGTTATAACAAGTCGTGACTTTCTTTTTATTTCGGGTCGTTTTGATTTGGGTGTATCTCCATCATATTTTTCAGGATATATCTCTAAATCATATTCTTTATCAATATTTAATAAGCTCTTTAATTGGTCATTAGCCAATGCCTTTGTTGGATAAATATATAATGCAGTATCTTGTTTATTATTAGTTAAATCTTCTAGTACAGGTAGTGTGAATGATAATGTTTTTCCACTTGCAGTGGGTGTTGTTATTATTACATTTTCATTGTTTCGAACATGTTTTAGTGCTTCATATTGGTGTGTGTAGAGTTTAATATGGTGTTCTTTAAGATATCTACTCAATGGTTGGGGAAGTTTAACATCTTCTGTTGTATATCTTGCATGTCTTGGAGGAATTTCTTCTATATGTTCAATTCTATCTCTAAACCATTTCTTGTTTTTGAAATATGTGAGTATGTCTGTTATCATTCTTTTTAACTACCTTTATTTTTTAATTTTTTTTATTCTTTAAAATTATATTTATTATTACTATCTGATTTTTGTATTTTAATAAATTAAGTAATTAACCATAGATAAAAAAAGAATGGATTTAGTTATACGTACTATTTTTTGATAATATGTATATTAATCTATTTTTTGGAGTATATTCTGATTTGGTTAATTTTTAATATTTTATTTTATAATATAGTCTATTAAAATTTTTTTTTATTTTTAAAATATATGTTTGTCCTGTTATTTCTACTTTGTTTAGTTAAATGGATATTTTTTATAATTTAAGTATATTTTTTTATTTATTAATTTATTTTTTTAAGTAATTTGTATTTTATATGTTCTTTTAGGGCTGTATATTTCTCTATTTATTTTTCTAGTGTTTTATTATTCTTAATATAATTTATATATTATTTTGTTAGTGGATTTTTATTTTATATTGTTTTTAAAAATCTTATTTTTTTTAAACTATTTTTTATAAATTTAAATATATCTTTAAACTTAAATCTTTATAAGGATATTTTTTTGATTGATATAAATAAACAATCTAAATTAATATAATAATATTCTCGTTAGATACAGTTTATAATCTGAATTAAAGAAATTTATCAAAATTGACAAATAGTATCCTATTATTCTATCTATATTGGAGGTAAAAAAGGAGAATTAACACATGGACAATAAAAATTTAGCAATCAAAATAGCGCCTTTCATAATCGCGATATTACTAGTATTAGCAGTTTTTGCAGTTAGAGCAGAAACAATTAATCTTGGAGGAATCACCAATTCCAGTCAAAAAGCACTATATCAAGATGATAGTGGAATGCCGTATTTTACTGAGATAGACTCATATTATAATTATCGTTTAACTGAGAATTATTTAAAAAATGGACAACTTGGTGATACGGTTGTTAATGGAACGTCATGGGATTCGTTGTCAACGTCTCCTAATGGTCGTGAAGTTAATTATCAACCAGTAATAGTTATATTAGCAGCTTTAGTATATAAATTCGTTAATATGTTTGGATCTGTGTCTTTAACACAGGTAGCATTCTGGCTAGGTCCAATTATAGGATCACTGGCTGTATTACCAGCATTTTATATTGTTAGAAGAGCTACTGGAAATACTTGGGGAGCAATAGTAGCAGGTGTAATTGCAGGAGCAGCACCAGCATACTTCTCACACACATATGGTGGATTTTTTGATACAGATATGTTCAATGTTCTATTGCCGTTAATGATAGTAGTATTCCTAACTGAAAGTGTTTATGCATCAAAACCATTATTTAAGGGTTTATATGCTGGAATAGCATCGTTATTCCTAGGTTTATTTGCTCTGTCATGGAGTGGATATACATACATGGTATTATTAACATTTGGTACATTGATTTTATTCATACCTATTAGCTATATTATGGATAAAAAAGATGGAAAGGATTTATCAAATAAAAAGCAATGGCTTAAAAACAATCCTGCAACATTACCACTTGTAGTATTTATTATACTATCAATAATTATTCTTGCATTAACAGTAGGTTCTTCAATGTTTGAATCAATTACAACTGTTCTTGGTTCAGCAACAAGCTTACAAAGTGCAACTGCAGGTACAGCATATCCTAACGTATATGTATCTGTAGGGGAACTTCAAATTCCACAAGTTATTGATGTAGCAAATCAAAGTGGTGGATTATTCTCATTATTATATGCAGTTGCTGCATTATTCTTAATGGGATATGTATTAAGAAAAAAACCAGTAAACAAAGATAAAAAAGACGAAACTGAAGAAAAAACAGAAACAATTGAGGATAAAAAGCCTAGAAATAGGAGATACACTCCTAAAACTAAAAAAGCTGAAGAAGTTATGCATCATGAAGATGTATTTAAACCAGGAAGATATGAATTAACATCAAAAGAAAAATATAATAACTTATTCCTATATGTTCTTACATTACTTTGGATTCTTGGTATAGCAATAATGTTAACACAAGGTACAAGGTTTATAGAACAATTTGCAGTACCAGTAGCACTGTTATCTGGTCTGTTTGTAGGAATCATGGTTAAATATATCGATTTAAAAACTGAAAATTATTCATATGTAGCATTAATTGCAGCAATACTTGTATTGTTAGCAGTGGTAAGTCCATTATATGCAGATCATTTAGCTTCTTCCCAAGCTGTGGGAAGTACAAACGATGATATGTACAATACATTAACATGGATTAAAGCAAATACATCACAAGACACTGTACTTGCATCTTGGTGGGACTTTGGTCACCTATTCACAGCAGTTGCTGACCGTCAAGTAGTATTTGATGGGGGTTCACAGAATAACATGAGAGCCTATTGGATAGGTAATGCCCTAACATCAACAGATGAGGCAAAATCTGCAGGTATTTTAAGAATGCTTGCAAACAGTGGAGAAGATGCATCTAATACATTAGATTTATATACAAATAATACAGAAAAAACTGTAGAAATATTAAATGCAATTTTACCAATGGATAGAACAGAAGCAAATTCAGCATTAACTGGTACTTATGGCTTATCACAACAAGAAGCTAACTCAGTACTTGATTTAACACATCCTGCAAAAGTAAAACCTGTAAACTTAATATTAAGTTCGGATATGCTTTCAAAAGCAGCATGGTGGTCATACTTTGGTTCATGGGACTTTAAAAACCAAAATTCAACACATTACTCATATTATCCATCTCAAAGTAATATTGAAAACATTAATGGAAGAGAATTTACATTAGGTATGGATAATGGTGTTATAGGAGTAAGTTCACCAACCAATGAAACAAATGGTAGTACAATGACATTTGCATATGTGGATCAATCAAAACTAAATAAAAGTTTAAATATGTCCACACTAGAAGATAAACAACGCATGTCTAAAGAATTATCAGATGGTACTGGAAATACATTACTAAAACCACATAAATTAATTGTTGTAGAAAACAATCAATTAACAGAAAAAATAGTTAACAATAACAGTAACATGTCTATTATGGCTATACATCAAAACGATGGTTCATATTTCACAGTATTATTTGATTCACATTTAGAAGAATCATTATTCACAAAACTATACCTTAAAAGTGGATTAAATGTGACAAGATTCAACATGACACATTCAGAACCAGGAATAAGTGTATGGGATGTATCTGAATATGCAAATACAACTGCCAACAGTACAACAAATTCAAGTACTAATGGTACAAATGTTCAAACAAATACTTCAACTTAAACCCCTCTTTTTTTTTATTTTTATGATTCAAAGACTAGAATAATGTATTGATATATTAATTTTTTAATGAAATTTTGAGCTTGTAAAAAGTAGATACTCTTTTTTTATAAAACTATGATTTAACTATTTATATAATAACTTATAGAATTATTACCAAATGAATAAGGTTATGGAGATATTATTTTGAAGACACTTTCAGACATTTCAGAATCTGTTTTAATTCCTACTAATTCTTCACTGGATAAACTTCTTGGTGGAGGTATAGAAAAAGGATGTATTACTCAGTTTTATGGACCTCCTGGTTCTGGAAAAACTAATATTGCATTGAAAATATTATATGAAGCTACAAAAAATGGATCTAAGGCAATATATATGGATACTGAAGGTGGATTATCTTTAGAGAGAATACAACAAATAGCGGGAACTGATTTTGGTTCTATATCTAAGAATATTTATATTTTAGAGCCAAAATCCTTTGATGAACAAATATTGGATATTCAAAATATTGAAGACATATTAAAAAAAGACAAATCTATTGATATGTTAATAATAGATTCAATAGTAGCATTGTATAGGGTAGAGGATGGAGATCCTTCAGAAATAAATAAGAGATTGGGTCGGCTAATGGCAAAATTATTGAGATTAAGTAGGGAATATAACGTAGCAATTGTTATTACTAATCAAATATATTCTCCATTTGATTCTGATGATTTAATAATAGAACCTATTGGTGGTACAGTTTTAAAATATTGGAGTAAAATAATAATTGAAATAGAAAAAAGTGTAGATTCTCTAAAAAGAACAGCTACATTACAAAGACATAAAACTAAAGCACCAGGTCAATCAATAAAATTTGAGATTATTGATAGAGGAATTATATAATTAAGAAATAGGGAGTAGAATTATGGTTTTTAAAAAGAAGGAAAAAAGAGTTCCAAGTGGATTTAACACAATAAATGAATTCTTTGATTACTTATATAAAAAAGAAGATTTAATTTGGATGGGACAAAATACTAATCATTTACAAAAGGATAAAGGTATAGAAGATGCATTAATTGCTGGAGCTAAAAAAAGAGATTATTGTAAATATCCACCACCTGAAGGTTTTCCAGAACTTAAAGAATTAATTCTTAAAGATTTAGAATTAGATCCTAATTTATTTGATGTACAAGTAACTGCAAGTGCAACAGAATCTCTATATCTTGCTATAAGTACATCATTATATCATGTAACAAATACAATAGCATCAGATCCAGGATATTTAATTATTAATAACTTCTGTAATAGATTTGGAAATCATGTAAAGGAAGTACCAATATATAATGAGGAATGTGGTTATAAATTAACACCAGAACTTATTAAAGAAAATATAGATATGGAAACAAAATTAATTGTATTAATTGATCCATTAAATCCAATAGGAACAGCATATACTAAGGATGAAATAAAAGAAATTGCAGAAATTGCAAAAGAAAATAATATAATTGTATTACATGATATAACATACAAAGACTTTGCAAGAGATCATACTCTTGTTGCAAAATATGCTCCAGAACATACAATTACAATATATAGTTTTTCTAAAATATTTGGAATGGCAGGTTTAAGAATAGGGGCAGTAATTAGTTCTCCAGATTTAATGAGACCAATAAGAGCTAGTGTAATAAACGATCTTGGAACAAATTCATTAGCACAAGAAGCAGGTATAGCAGGACTACATAGTAAATCATCATGGATTGAAGATATAAAAGAAACATGTTTCAAAAATCAAGAACTTATTAAAGAAGCTGTTGATGAAACACCTGGTGCTTTTCTACCAGTATATCCATCAGATGCAAATATGATGGTAATAGATATTTCACAAACTGGTGTTAAACCAGAGGATCTATCAGAGTATCTTCTAGAAGAAAAAAATATCTTTGTAAGAGAAGGAAATTATACAAGTAAACGCTTTGGAGATAGATACATACGTGTAAGTTATTCCATACCTACAAGTGAAGTTATGGAATTTAGGAATGAATTTAAAAATGCAATATTAACATTACAAAGAAAAAATAAAAAATAAGAAAAATAAGGAATTAGTTAAGAAGTATTTCTTTCTTCTAATTCACTTGGATTAACTACTTCTACATCCGGAACTTCTTTAGATTCATTATCCTTTGAAATTTCAGATTTAGATATGTTCAATAATAAATAGTCTCCTACTTCAGAAACCATTTCAGGAGTTATTTTAAAATTAACTTTTCTTAAACTAAGTTCATTAGGATTAATAGTTATTTCAGAAATAGTATTTTCTTTAAGATTAATATCAATATCTTGAATTTTACCAATTTCATTAGCATTATCATCTAATACTTTTTTACCAATTAGTTCCGATATTTTCATGTAGTGTTCCTCTAAATAATTTTTTTTATATAATAATATTGATTTTCTTATTAAAATAATCTTTTGTTTTATTAATTTTTAAATAAATAATTTAATTGTATGACTAATAAAAAGGAGGAGAATAAAAGATGCAGGAAGCGTGTAGATTAATAATAGAAGAAGCATTAAGTAGAAATATAACTACAAAGAAGGATTTAGAAAAACTTAAAATTCAAACATGTAGAGACTTAAAATTAAGTGGCTTCATGAGTAATTCTAAAAT is a window encoding:
- a CDS encoding RlmE family RNA methyltransferase, coding for MSRWKAKHDKEHYYKLAKKQNYRSRASYKLKQLDKKYSLLKPDYNVVDLGAAPGGWSQVVAETIGEEGKGQIISVDLEYIKPIDHEAYTGVKGDFTTKETQDIIIELIDGKADVVLSDAAPKLTGIKDIDNFRAYDLSMAVIEIIDNILKNNGNLIMKAFQGEAYQEIIKNLKKKFRNVKTTKPNSSRKRSAEMYVIARGFRGSKK
- the topA gene encoding DNA topoisomerase I — protein: MSELIICEKPKVAEKVAKALSDSPVKNSYKRVPYYEFTNGNGTKITVLSAVGHLFSLKAKNKKDKRLFDVEWVPLSETDKSKKYVKNYIDTIKKFSKDADRFIHACDYDTEGTLIGFNALRYICGEDSIDKSFRMKFSALTKKDLIESYSNAYPLKEDKSWVDSGETRHVLDFLFGVNISKSMTDSVLNVTNRYVQLSAGRVQTPTLAILTEREKEIQKFIPEPYWLIKAKLQKSIVADHKKGKIFDKKEVDAILKNCKGKDATVEKITNRKTKKDLPVPFELGTLQSEAYAQFGFTPRKTQQIAQNLYVEGYTSYPRTSSQKLPESLGLPNILSQLSKHPKYKDKISQLEQPYKPHEGKKTDEAHPAIHPTGTLPKDISEDYQKIYDLITYRFISIFGKPAEMESIKVELDIGGEPFSFSRQRISKEGWLSLDPYQYKKVKNEEFPEIKEGQTTKAKVASEEKETKPPARYNQASIIRELEKRGLGTKSTRANIVSILYTRKYVEGKKIEVSQLGQQIINTLEKYSERITSEQMTREFETDISNIKENEITEATVIEDAKKELNGILDSIDDNIEDIGKELYGAYEQSRVVGKCGCGGNLIIISSPRGGKFVGCSNYPDCKKTYSLPAGANVLKTTCEKCGLPLISYGKPRQRACLDFECANGGQKSTNDVVGECPDCGKDLIKRMGRFGEFIGCTGFPKCRFTSSIDDFEKSKKESEKKD
- a CDS encoding DEAD/DEAH box helicase, with product MITDILTYFKNKKWFRDRIEHIEEIPPRHARYTTEDVKLPQPLSRYLKEHHIKLYTHQYEALKHVRNNENVIITTPTASGKTLSFTLPVLEDLTNNKQDTALYIYPTKALANDQLKSLLNIDKEYDLEIYPEKYDGDTPKSKRPEIKRKSRLVITNPYELHLILPWHKQWQRFFENIKYIIIDEAHQYRGVFGSNMAFLIRRLKRICKYYGSNPQFIISTATLANPVEFSEKLTGLKFKIVDNNGSPSGKKYFMFFNPYALESKKKPSIHQDTLKLFNTYLKNDLQTICFEISRKMAEVIALRAKDRLKSEKPELCNKITAYRAGYTVDERKKIEDDLKSGKIKGIVTTNALELGINIGSLDSVIISGYPGTLISTWQQAGRAGRRNQESIITMLAFENPLDQYFMKHPEVFFNKTHEHAIIDLNNQQILRGHLKCAAYEIPLKLGEIESFGFDDEGIVIDEISDLETEGIVKYKDNQWVYNDIELLKQDKSPNFEVNLSDVRSEPYKVFNDHKFLEEMSEKQAFREAHENAVLIHNGETYLVRKLDIQERRVYVKKKNLNYYTQALKEVDVKLLKKEKEENIGDIKLSYGSLNVTEKYDRYNTITFSKISSSKKLNLPPLNFKTKGFWFTIPYDIRQHLEETLVTSEKFKDVFMGCLQGVENVMLSVAPFHVMCDTYDLGGVTKNMHEDTLNATIFIYDGFEGGVGLTNKAYKLFKDIVKMSYELVRDCDCDNGCPACIYSSQQQSDDKHLNKEGTLIILKHLYEIISNN
- a CDS encoding metallophosphoesterase, with the translated sequence MLIGVISDTHIPSRSYEIPEKVFEVFKGVDLILHAGDVETPDVIRKLEEIAPVTAVCGNCDGNIGLNEYEILSIDNLTIGLTHGVVYPKGDEQQLYYKAKELNVDILISGHTHQALIKQIDDILLLNPGSPTQPRLSDPTVMLLEIKDSNVDAQIIKVGQPTCKALDFSQFRR